From the genome of Cellulosilyticum sp. I15G10I2, one region includes:
- a CDS encoding mechanosensitive ion channel family protein yields MNVKEKLMEITMQYSPIYLGALLVLFIGFKVIKGIIHMLDNTLTKSKVDMSLHSFIKSVASFILKIIVLITAATIVGIPMTTFIAVLSAAGLAVGLALKDSLSNFAGGVLILTFRPFNVGDFIEAQGYMGTVTTIHLLYTYLTTVDNKRVVIPNGDLANGKMINYSVEDTRRVDLIFGVGYQEDIVKVKGILNKISIEHPLILKDPEPIIRVAEHAESSINFAVKVWCKKEDYWSIYYDLQEQVKVTFDKEGISIPFPQRDVHIYQTLKNSD; encoded by the coding sequence ATGAATGTGAAAGAAAAACTTATGGAAATTACTATGCAGTACAGTCCTATATATTTGGGCGCACTTCTTGTATTGTTTATAGGGTTTAAAGTAATTAAAGGTATTATTCATATGTTGGATAACACATTAACTAAAAGCAAGGTAGATATGTCCCTGCACTCTTTTATCAAATCAGTAGCATCATTTATCTTAAAGATAATAGTGCTTATAACAGCAGCAACTATAGTGGGCATTCCAATGACTACTTTTATTGCAGTATTAAGCGCAGCAGGCTTGGCGGTTGGGTTAGCTTTAAAAGATAGTCTTTCAAACTTTGCAGGAGGGGTATTGATTTTAACGTTTCGCCCCTTTAATGTGGGGGACTTTATAGAAGCGCAAGGCTATATGGGAACAGTTACTACAATACATCTATTATATACGTATCTAACGACAGTTGATAATAAGAGAGTGGTCATACCTAATGGCGATTTAGCAAATGGCAAGATGATTAATTATTCTGTTGAAGATACCCGTCGTGTAGATTTGATATTTGGCGTTGGTTATCAAGAGGATATAGTTAAAGTTAAAGGCATACTTAATAAAATCAGTATAGAGCACCCACTGATATTAAAAGATCCTGAACCAATTATCCGAGTTGCAGAACACGCAGAAAGTTCTATTAACTTTGCAGTTAAAGTATGGTGTAAAAAAGAAGATTACTGGAGTATTTATTATGACTTACAAGAACAAGTTAAAGTAACTTTTGATAAAGAGGGCATTTCGATACCATTTCCACAAAGGGACGTCCATATTTATCAAACTTTAAAAAACAGTGATTAA
- a CDS encoding ABC transporter ATP-binding protein, translated as MEKEVLLEIKNLSKHFIVEKNFFGKPLKVLKAVDAVSFKIYKQEAIGLVGESGCGKTTIGKMLANVYAPTSGQILYNGVDLAKLSERQRRAYCSEIQLVFQDPYESLNPRMTIGDIIAEPIIINKLLPKAEIEKRVTYLLNCVGLANHHRNRYPHEFSGGQRQRVGIARALAVQPKLIVCDEPVSALDVSIQAQVLNLLSDLKEEFGLTYLFIAHGLNVVKHISDRVGVMYLGKIQEFADKKELYTNPTHPYTKALLSSTPITDPKLKAKKERIILTGDVPSPINPPQGCSFNTRCYRDKLESCMKVCPELVDVSGKEHFVACHLFEAYSQADAAHSAAIVG; from the coding sequence ATGGAAAAAGAAGTACTTCTTGAAATTAAAAATCTTTCCAAGCATTTCATAGTAGAAAAAAACTTTTTTGGTAAACCACTTAAAGTTCTTAAAGCTGTAGATGCTGTATCTTTTAAAATATATAAACAAGAAGCCATTGGACTTGTTGGAGAAAGTGGCTGTGGCAAAACAACTATTGGTAAAATGCTGGCCAATGTCTATGCGCCAACAAGCGGGCAAATACTTTATAATGGTGTGGATTTAGCAAAGCTTAGTGAACGTCAAAGAAGAGCATACTGCAGTGAGATCCAGCTTGTATTTCAAGATCCTTACGAATCACTTAACCCAAGAATGACTATTGGAGATATTATTGCTGAGCCTATTATAATCAATAAATTATTACCAAAAGCTGAGATAGAAAAACGTGTGACTTATTTATTGAATTGTGTAGGGCTTGCAAATCACCATCGTAACCGTTATCCTCATGAGTTTTCCGGTGGCCAGCGTCAAAGGGTTGGGATTGCTAGAGCTTTAGCTGTTCAGCCAAAGTTAATTGTGTGTGACGAACCGGTTTCGGCACTTGATGTATCTATCCAAGCACAGGTCTTAAACTTGCTGAGTGATTTGAAAGAAGAGTTTGGCTTAACATATTTATTTATTGCCCATGGCTTAAATGTGGTTAAACATATTAGTGATCGTGTAGGCGTTATGTATCTTGGTAAAATCCAAGAGTTTGCAGACAAAAAAGAACTTTATACAAATCCTACGCATCCTTATACAAAAGCGTTACTTTCATCAACACCTATTACTGATCCAAAGCTTAAAGCTAAAAAAGAAAGAATTATTCTAACTGGCGATGTACCAAGTCCAATTAATCCGCCTCAAGGATGCAGTTTTAATACAAGATGTTACAGGGACAAACTAGAAAGCTGTATGAAGGTATGTCCGGAGCTTGTAGATGTAAGTGGTAAAGAGCACTTTGTAGCTTGCCATCTGTTTGAAGCTTATTCTCAGGCAGATGCAGCGCATTCTGCTGCTATAGTAGGCTAA
- a CDS encoding SDR family NAD(P)-dependent oxidoreductase, which translates to MAQKVILITGGTRGIGFTTAKRFAKEGYTIALNDIDQAAGKDAIETLNKEGYEASFFYADVTKEEEVNSMMKAVAEKYGKIDVLINNAGSLCGRCPVEEMSTDFWNKVLALNLYNPFYCTRAVIPYMKNEGGSILNITSIAAYNGGGPGIAAYAAAKAAILAFTRATAKEFIGYNIRVNAVSPGVVDTDFHSATNKELMESWKQGIPAKRFGTPEDVANAMYFLASEESSYLVGEVIQINGGQDFR; encoded by the coding sequence ATGGCACAAAAAGTTATTTTAATTACAGGTGGAACAAGAGGTATTGGTTTTACAACTGCAAAGAGATTTGCAAAAGAAGGTTATACTATAGCACTTAATGATATAGATCAAGCAGCAGGAAAAGACGCTATAGAAACCCTAAATAAAGAAGGTTATGAAGCAAGTTTTTTCTATGCTGATGTGACAAAGGAAGAAGAAGTTAACAGTATGATGAAAGCAGTAGCTGAGAAGTATGGTAAGATTGATGTACTTATTAACAATGCAGGAAGTTTATGTGGTAGATGCCCAGTAGAAGAAATGAGTACAGATTTTTGGAATAAAGTTTTAGCGCTTAATCTGTATAATCCCTTTTATTGTACAAGAGCCGTTATTCCTTATATGAAAAATGAGGGCGGAAGTATTCTTAACATTACATCTATCGCAGCATACAATGGCGGAGGCCCAGGTATTGCGGCATATGCTGCTGCAAAGGCTGCTATTTTAGCTTTTACAAGAGCTACAGCAAAAGAGTTTATTGGCTATAATATTAGAGTTAATGCGGTTTCACCAGGGGTTGTAGATACTGACTTCCATAGTGCAACCAATAAAGAACTTATGGAGAGCTGGAAACAAGGTATTCCTGCAAAGCGTTTTGGAACACCAGAAGATGTAGCAAATGCAATGTATTTCCTTGCATCTGAAGAGTCGAGTTATCTTGTAGGTGAAGTCATTCAAATAAATGGCGGTCAAGACTTTAGATAA
- a CDS encoding DUF421 domain-containing protein has product MFEGPISQLTFELIIGFFALFTLTKFVRRAEINAITPFDFLSAIVLGELLGNAIYDDEITIGYILYALCLWGILTYTVEWITQKFRRTRKLLEGDPAIIIRDGQIDYEVIKKQKLDINELLSILRQKDTFSIREIEFAILEQSGAISVLKKSQYDRPISQDLNLPYKPVFLSIAIILDGEVLMHNLKAIGFDEKWLLKQVRLSGVEKIEDVFYGEWKQDEGIHIVVRRK; this is encoded by the coding sequence ATGTTTGAGGGGCCCATTTCGCAATTAACATTTGAACTTATTATTGGATTTTTTGCACTATTTACCCTGACAAAGTTTGTACGTAGAGCAGAAATAAATGCCATAACGCCCTTTGATTTTTTATCAGCTATTGTACTTGGAGAACTATTAGGAAATGCAATTTATGATGATGAAATTACGATCGGATATATACTTTACGCACTTTGCTTATGGGGCATTTTAACATACACAGTTGAATGGATAACACAAAAATTCAGAAGAACAAGAAAGCTTTTAGAAGGAGATCCGGCAATAATAATAAGAGATGGTCAAATTGACTATGAAGTAATCAAAAAGCAAAAGTTAGACATAAATGAGTTGCTCAGTATTTTAAGACAAAAAGACACCTTCTCAATACGAGAGATTGAGTTTGCTATTTTGGAACAGAGTGGGGCCATTAGTGTTTTAAAAAAATCTCAATATGATAGACCTATATCCCAGGATTTAAACTTACCCTATAAGCCTGTATTTCTTTCTATAGCAATAATTCTAGACGGAGAAGTTTTAATGCATAATTTAAAGGCGATTGGATTTGATGAAAAGTGGCTTCTAAAACAAGTACGTTTATCTGGCGTTGAAAAGATTGAGGATGTTTTTTATGGTGAATGGAAACAAGATGAAGGGATTCATATAGTTGTAAGAAGAAAATAA
- a CDS encoding ABC transporter substrate-binding protein: MKKTWALLLASTLAFTMLTGCGSSETGSKNASESSASTKEDKASQTIVFAQGAEPRGLDPAFVDDGESSKVIVNIYEGLLAYEKDSTEVIPALAESWEKGDDGLSYTFKLREGVKFHDGTDFNAEAVKMNIDRQIPPQVVEDMPYASFVFADVKDVEAIDTYTVKINLTKQNSAFLANLAMSLAAPIVSPKALEENAGNVNKAPVGTGPYKFVSWSPAEDIILERNEEYWGEKAKTQNVVFKFIPDNSARIVALKNGEVDIIDGIDSTGVAQIEADGNVLYNMPGMNINYMAYNVSRKPFDNPAVRVALSKAINVPELVKALYGDYAETATTILPSFIPGYSENVKQVAYDPEAAKAELAAAGFNQDIKMIVYNNPRPYNPRNKALAETILSYFSKVGVNVIIEDYDWTTYKDKVIAGDYDVCFYGWIGDNGDPDNFLNLLGDQNPALNVSRFNDATYNEMISQGTSTEKGPERDAIYEKAEQYIADLAIWVPISHASSLSAHTPSVQNYSYHATGNIFFKDMYKESAK; encoded by the coding sequence ATGAAAAAGACATGGGCTTTATTATTAGCTTCAACACTGGCTTTTACAATGCTTACTGGTTGTGGTAGCAGTGAAACAGGTAGTAAAAATGCTAGTGAAAGTAGTGCTAGTACGAAAGAAGATAAAGCAAGTCAAACAATAGTATTTGCACAAGGGGCAGAACCACGAGGATTAGACCCTGCATTTGTTGATGATGGCGAATCATCAAAGGTAATCGTTAATATTTATGAAGGTCTTTTAGCATATGAAAAAGATTCTACAGAAGTTATACCAGCGCTCGCTGAAAGTTGGGAAAAAGGTGATGATGGCCTTTCTTACACGTTTAAATTACGTGAAGGGGTTAAATTCCACGATGGAACTGACTTTAATGCAGAAGCAGTAAAAATGAATATCGATAGACAAATTCCACCACAGGTTGTTGAAGATATGCCCTATGCAAGCTTCGTTTTTGCAGATGTGAAAGATGTAGAAGCTATTGATACATATACTGTTAAGATTAATCTTACAAAACAAAACTCAGCATTTCTTGCAAACCTTGCAATGAGCCTTGCAGCGCCTATTGTAAGCCCTAAAGCACTTGAAGAAAACGCTGGTAATGTCAATAAAGCACCAGTTGGAACAGGCCCTTATAAGTTTGTAAGCTGGAGTCCAGCAGAGGATATTATTTTAGAAAGAAATGAAGAATATTGGGGAGAAAAAGCAAAGACTCAAAACGTAGTATTTAAATTTATTCCTGATAACTCAGCTAGAATCGTTGCACTTAAAAATGGTGAAGTTGATATTATAGACGGTATTGACTCAACTGGTGTTGCTCAAATAGAAGCAGATGGCAATGTGCTTTATAATATGCCAGGTATGAATATCAACTACATGGCTTATAATGTATCAAGAAAACCATTTGATAATCCAGCTGTAAGAGTAGCTCTTTCTAAAGCAATCAATGTACCAGAACTTGTAAAAGCACTTTATGGTGATTATGCAGAAACAGCAACAACAATACTTCCTTCATTCATTCCAGGATACAGTGAGAATGTTAAACAAGTTGCATATGATCCAGAAGCTGCAAAAGCAGAACTTGCTGCAGCAGGATTTAATCAAGATATTAAAATGATTGTTTATAATAACCCAAGACCTTATAACCCAAGAAATAAAGCTTTAGCTGAAACGATTCTATCTTATTTCAGTAAAGTGGGTGTAAATGTTATAATAGAAGATTATGACTGGACCACTTATAAAGATAAAGTAATAGCTGGAGATTATGATGTATGTTTCTACGGTTGGATCGGGGATAACGGTGACCCTGATAACTTCCTTAATCTTTTAGGAGATCAAAATCCAGCACTTAATGTTTCTCGTTTTAATGATGCTACATACAACGAAATGATTTCACAAGGTACTTCAACTGAGAAAGGTCCTGAAAGAGATGCAATCTATGAAAAAGCAGAACAATATATTGCAGATCTTGCTATTTGGGTTCCGATTTCTCATGCATCTAGCCTTTCAGCACATACCCCAAGTGTTCAGAATTATTCTTATCATGCAACAGGTAATATTTTCTTTAAAGATATGTATAAGGAATCTGCTAAATAA
- a CDS encoding ABC transporter permease, translating into MKTEEIVQAEGGTQNIEKPESQFKQMWYALIENKAAVAGMIIILFLIFLAVFSKFIMPYDPNYADLSINKQAPSAAHLFGTDEQGRDILSRVIDGTKISLSVGVIAVAFALSVGTVLGAIAGYKGGKVDIIIMRFMDIMLSIPDILLAITFMAALGRGIDKAVIAIGLVTVPEYARIVRGSILSIKESEFVQAAKVIGNNDVRIVFKHILPNVLSPIIVRATLGISTAVLNTAALGFLGLGVQPPAAEWGDMLGRARVFIFEAPYMLIFPGIAITITVLAFNLLGDGLRDAFDPKARK; encoded by the coding sequence ATGAAGACAGAAGAGATCGTTCAAGCGGAGGGTGGCACCCAAAATATCGAAAAGCCAGAGTCTCAATTTAAACAAATGTGGTATGCACTTATTGAAAATAAAGCAGCTGTTGCTGGTATGATTATTATCTTGTTTTTAATATTTTTAGCGGTATTTTCAAAATTTATTATGCCTTATGATCCGAACTATGCGGATTTATCTATTAATAAGCAGGCACCATCTGCGGCCCACTTGTTTGGAACAGATGAACAGGGCAGGGATATCTTATCACGGGTTATTGATGGTACTAAAATCTCACTTTCAGTAGGTGTAATAGCAGTTGCTTTTGCGTTAAGTGTAGGAACTGTGCTGGGCGCTATTGCTGGCTATAAAGGCGGCAAAGTAGATATTATTATTATGAGATTTATGGATATTATGCTTTCGATACCAGATATATTGCTTGCCATTACTTTTATGGCAGCACTAGGCCGAGGCATTGATAAAGCCGTTATTGCTATTGGACTGGTGACAGTTCCCGAATATGCAAGGATTGTAAGAGGAAGCATTCTTTCTATTAAAGAAAGCGAGTTTGTGCAGGCAGCTAAAGTGATTGGAAATAATGATGTTAGAATAGTATTTAAACATATTCTGCCTAACGTACTTTCGCCTATTATTGTTCGTGCAACACTTGGTATTTCTACAGCCGTTTTAAATACTGCTGCTCTTGGATTTTTAGGACTAGGTGTTCAGCCACCAGCAGCTGAGTGGGGCGATATGCTAGGCCGCGCGCGAGTATTTATTTTTGAAGCACCTTATATGCTTATTTTCCCAGGAATTGCAATTACGATTACAGTACTTGCATTTAACCTTTTAGGGGATGGGCTAAGAGATGCATTTGATCCTAAGGCTAGAAAGTAA
- the kduI gene encoding 5-dehydro-4-deoxy-D-glucuronate isomerase, which yields MQEKHISHYNEVKHFDTDQLREAFLVNELFVLNTIKAVYSHADRMIIGGVYPENSLDIKELTPPSQTFFLENREMGIINIGGPGDVKVDGVSYHLELMDGLYIGKGQQSVEFSSQDPNNLAKFYFISTVANVTFPTTMIYKKDAQKLELGTAQAANERVLYKYIHPSGVKSCHLVMGFTTMLEGSVWNSMPPHIHERRSEVYLYFNIPQTDLVFHFMGCEDQTRHIVIRNEEAVISPYWSIHSGVGTTNYSFIWAMSGENQFFADARAIELTKIK from the coding sequence ATGCAGGAAAAACACATATCTCATTATAATGAGGTTAAGCACTTTGATACGGATCAATTAAGAGAAGCATTTCTTGTTAATGAATTATTTGTATTAAATACTATAAAAGCAGTTTACTCTCATGCAGACCGTATGATTATTGGAGGTGTTTATCCAGAAAACTCTCTTGATATTAAAGAACTAACACCACCTAGCCAAACTTTCTTTTTAGAAAACAGAGAGATGGGAATAATTAATATTGGCGGGCCTGGAGATGTTAAGGTTGATGGTGTATCATATCATTTGGAGTTAATGGATGGACTTTATATTGGTAAAGGACAACAGTCTGTTGAATTTTCAAGTCAAGATCCTAACAATTTAGCTAAGTTTTATTTTATAAGTACGGTAGCCAATGTAACATTCCCAACTACAATGATTTATAAAAAAGATGCCCAAAAACTTGAACTGGGGACGGCGCAAGCTGCTAATGAACGCGTGCTTTATAAGTACATTCATCCTAGTGGCGTTAAGAGCTGCCATTTAGTAATGGGATTCACGACGATGTTAGAAGGTAGTGTATGGAATAGTATGCCACCTCATATTCATGAAAGAAGAAGTGAAGTCTATCTGTATTTCAATATACCTCAAACAGATCTTGTATTTCATTTTATGGGATGTGAAGATCAAACCAGGCATATTGTGATTAGAAATGAAGAAGCAGTTATTTCACCGTATTGGTCTATTCATAGCGGTGTTGGTACAACAAACTATTCTTTTATATGGGCTATGTCAGGTGAAAACCAATTTTTCGCAGATGCCAGAGCTATTGAACTAACAAAAATAAAGTAA
- a CDS encoding 2-dehydro-3-deoxygalactonokinase has translation MIAITVDVGTTNSRIKVIEGRQILSTASTKVGIKDVAITGSQDILESGLAKIIFEGLEKAGRQISDVEYFAASGMITCNLGLMELPYRISPVSMNDLINGIEKKEFTWLENKPFYFIPGVKNAVDLPSMETLSQIDVMRGEEVEAFGIIELCNIKGPALMILPGSHTKFVWINEANEIEKCSTTMLGEFLHALVNATILSSSILPSLITEIDEESVKKGIAFELENGVTKSAFAVRLMDIQLDTTPNERANFLAGALICNDINPNIISDIQNKYHHIYIGGSSPLKDIFKVVLEAKGISETDITVLTDDITDRAASTGALKMVENLRTAYKKQVI, from the coding sequence GTGATAGCAATAACAGTTGATGTTGGAACAACAAATAGTCGTATTAAAGTTATAGAGGGTCGTCAAATTCTTTCTACAGCCAGCACTAAAGTAGGGATTAAAGACGTAGCTATTACAGGCAGTCAGGATATTCTAGAATCCGGGCTTGCTAAAATTATTTTTGAAGGGTTAGAAAAAGCGGGTCGACAAATATCAGATGTAGAATACTTCGCAGCTTCTGGTATGATTACATGTAATCTAGGGCTCATGGAATTACCTTATCGCATAAGCCCAGTCTCTATGAATGATCTAATAAATGGCATTGAAAAGAAAGAATTTACTTGGTTAGAAAACAAACCTTTTTATTTTATACCAGGGGTAAAGAATGCTGTAGATCTACCTTCTATGGAAACTTTAAGTCAGATAGATGTTATGAGAGGCGAAGAAGTTGAAGCTTTTGGCATTATTGAGCTTTGCAATATCAAAGGGCCTGCACTTATGATTTTACCAGGATCTCATACAAAGTTTGTATGGATCAATGAAGCGAATGAAATTGAAAAGTGTTCGACAACGATGTTAGGTGAGTTTTTACATGCACTTGTAAATGCTACTATTTTATCAAGTTCAATATTACCTAGTCTCATTACAGAAATCGATGAAGAGTCTGTCAAAAAAGGTATAGCCTTTGAACTTGAAAATGGTGTAACGAAATCTGCTTTTGCAGTTAGGCTTATGGATATTCAACTAGATACTACACCTAATGAGCGGGCTAACTTTTTAGCAGGAGCATTGATTTGTAATGATATTAATCCAAATATTATATCAGATATCCAAAATAAATATCATCACATTTATATAGGAGGTTCTTCACCTTTAAAAGATATTTTCAAAGTGGTTTTAGAGGCTAAAGGCATTAGTGAAACTGATATTACTGTGCTTACAGATGATATTACAGACAGAGCGGCATCAACAGGTGCTCTGAAGATGGTAGAAAATCTAAGGACAGCTTACAAAAAACAAGTAATCTAG
- a CDS encoding ABC transporter ATP-binding protein — translation MLLEVKNLKTEFKMKKGIVSAVNDISFNCEKGEILAIVGESGSGKSVTSLSIMQLLADNAKIAGGEILYKGEDLLQKPIEEIRALRGNQISMIFQEPMTSLNPVMRIGDQLIESIMLHMKLSKKDALKRAVEMLEIVGIPSPDQRIKDYPHQMSGGMRQRVMIAMALSCSPELLIADEPTTALDVTIQAQILDIIYRLREKLGMAVLLITHDLGVVAEAADRVVVMYCGKIVEEATVDKMFEKPLHPYTIGLLASIPHIEEDKERLYMIRGMVPNPMQMPTGCAFSDRCEKCMDICKEVMPDSIAYEGHKVRCHLYNEQLEVAK, via the coding sequence ATGTTACTTGAAGTAAAAAATCTTAAAACAGAATTTAAAATGAAAAAAGGCATAGTAAGTGCAGTCAATGATATCAGCTTTAACTGTGAAAAGGGAGAAATTTTAGCCATTGTTGGAGAGAGTGGATCGGGTAAAAGCGTTACTTCTTTATCTATTATGCAGCTTTTAGCAGATAATGCAAAGATTGCAGGTGGAGAAATTTTATATAAGGGTGAGGATTTACTCCAAAAGCCTATCGAAGAGATAAGAGCGCTTAGAGGCAATCAAATATCCATGATCTTTCAAGAGCCCATGACTTCACTTAATCCAGTTATGCGCATAGGAGATCAGCTTATAGAGAGTATTATGTTACATATGAAGTTATCCAAGAAAGATGCACTTAAAAGAGCGGTAGAAATGCTAGAAATAGTGGGTATTCCCTCACCTGATCAAAGGATAAAAGATTATCCCCATCAAATGTCTGGGGGAATGAGACAAAGAGTTATGATTGCTATGGCTTTATCTTGTAGTCCAGAGTTATTGATAGCAGATGAACCTACTACCGCCCTAGACGTAACGATCCAGGCTCAAATTCTTGATATTATTTATAGGTTAAGAGAAAAACTCGGGATGGCAGTTCTATTAATTACCCATGACTTGGGGGTAGTAGCAGAAGCTGCTGATCGCGTAGTGGTTATGTATTGTGGGAAGATTGTTGAAGAAGCTACAGTAGATAAGATGTTTGAAAAGCCACTTCATCCTTATACTATAGGTCTTTTAGCTTCTATACCTCATATTGAAGAAGATAAGGAAAGACTCTATATGATTAGGGGAATGGTTCCAAATCCAATGCAGATGCCGACAGGATGTGCTTTTTCTGATAGATGTGAGAAATGTATGGACATTTGTAAAGAAGTGATGCCAGATTCTATAGCATATGAAGGACATAAAGTGAGATGTCATTTATATAACGAACAATTGGAGGTGGCTAAATAA
- a CDS encoding ABC transporter permease — MIKYIIKRLLLLIPVLLGVSIIIFSIMRVFSPDPSSIVLGQHATQEKMFEWREANGLNEPVVTQYLDYMKGVFKGNFGTSYYTKTPVAKEIFSRFPATIELAICAIILASIVGIFLGVISAVKKNSIIDNISMVTALVGVSMPIFWLGILLIILFSGTLGWVPAQGRIETLLRPSNVTGFYLIDSLIEGDMDSFVSALRHLILPSVTLAMYSMAIIARMTRSTMLETLSKDYIRTARAKGIAEHKVIKKHALSNALIPIVTVIGIQLGYLMGGAVLTETVFAWPGIGKFTVEAIMKSDFPIVQGVVLLIAFIFVMMNLVVDIIYAFLDPRIKYS; from the coding sequence ATGATAAAGTATATCATAAAAAGACTATTATTACTTATTCCAGTATTACTGGGTGTTTCTATTATCATTTTTAGTATTATGCGTGTTTTTTCCCCAGATCCTTCATCTATTGTACTAGGGCAACATGCAACACAGGAAAAAATGTTTGAGTGGCGCGAGGCAAATGGGCTTAATGAACCAGTTGTAACGCAATATTTAGATTATATGAAGGGGGTATTTAAAGGTAATTTTGGGACATCTTATTATACTAAAACACCAGTTGCAAAAGAAATTTTTTCAAGGTTTCCAGCAACTATTGAACTTGCAATCTGCGCTATAATTTTAGCCTCAATTGTAGGGATATTCTTAGGCGTTATATCTGCAGTTAAGAAGAATTCTATTATTGACAATATAAGTATGGTAACAGCTTTAGTAGGTGTTTCCATGCCTATTTTCTGGCTGGGTATTTTACTCATTATACTTTTTTCGGGGACGCTTGGGTGGGTTCCAGCACAAGGCAGAATAGAAACCCTTTTAAGACCAAGCAATGTAACAGGATTTTATTTGATTGATAGTTTAATAGAAGGAGATATGGATTCTTTTGTTTCAGCCCTTAGGCATCTCATTCTTCCATCTGTAACGCTCGCTATGTATTCTATGGCAATTATTGCAAGGATGACCAGAAGTACAATGCTTGAAACATTATCAAAAGACTACATAAGAACAGCAAGAGCAAAAGGGATTGCAGAACATAAGGTAATTAAAAAACATGCGCTATCAAATGCACTTATTCCTATAGTCACTGTCATAGGGATACAATTAGGGTATCTTATGGGCGGGGCAGTACTTACAGAGACTGTATTTGCATGGCCAGGAATTGGTAAGTTTACTGTAGAAGCCATTATGAAATCTGATTTTCCTATTGTACAAGGTGTTGTACTTTTAATAGCATTTATCTTTGTCATGATGAACCTTGTTGTAGACATTATCTATGCATTTCTTGATCCACGTATCAAATATTCTTAA